A genomic segment from Oryctolagus cuniculus chromosome 16 unlocalized genomic scaffold, mOryCun1.1 SUPER_16_unloc_1, whole genome shotgun sequence encodes:
- the LOC127489292 gene encoding vomeronasal type-2 receptor 116-like, giving the protein MERSYYKGGDIEIAAFFPIYIYFVDRMINIFKNHVTFKGFQSKNYQYALALVFAIEEINKNPQLLPNVTLGFDLYNVMHSDMMVLQNPFIWLAGLEEDVPNYTCRKQSKSVAVISGTSIAVQVGTLLELYKIPQLTIGSFEPLLSDSGQFSSLYQMAPKDTSLAHGIVSLMLHFSWTWVGLAISDLPKGIQFMSNLKVEMQKNGICVDFVELIPVTEESRISLQNRFHIQILKSSANVVILFCDTDSLIGISFPTWERVMTWKVWVTTSQWDFASDERHILLHSFHGTLIFSHHHSEISGFKNFLRTANPSKYPEDIYLLRFWSLVFDCSVTGASCKTLKNCPLNTSLESLTWHHFDMSMSDGSYNIYNAVYAVAHSIHEMLLQLLEMQPGNKGEKVAFSPWQLHPFLKNLQFTNPVGDLVNLNHLRNLEAEYDILNFWNFPYGVGRKVKVGQFSPYASQSQKLSLSENSIEWATGITETPHSVCSESCSPGFRKTPLEGKPTCCFDCTPCPENEISNQTDMDQCMKCLDHQYASTERNQCFHKKVTFLSFEDPLGMTLVCTALCFSVLTAVVLGVFVKHRDTPLVKANNRCLSYILLIALIFCFLCSLLFIGHPNTTTCVLQQTTFGVVFTVAVSTILAKTITVVLAFKVTAPGRRMRHWLLSGVPNSIIPICSLIQLALCAIWLGTSPPFIDTDAHSEHDHIILVCNKGSITAFYCVLGYLGSLALLSFTVAFLARNLPDTFNEAKFLTFSMLVFCSVWVTFLPVYHSTKGKVMVAVEVFSILASGAGFLGCIFVPKCYIILFRPEKNALKGLRDRIISKETDVLRSSS; this is encoded by the exons GTTTCAGTCCAAAAACTACCAGTATGCTCTGGCCTTGGTTTTTGCTATTGAGGAGATCAACAAGAACCCCCAGCTTTTACCCAACGTGACCTTGGGATTTGATCTCTATAATGTCATGCACAGTGACATGATGGTGCTGCAGAATCCCTTCATCTGGcttgcaggactggaagaggatgtTCCTAATTACACATGTAGGAAACAGAGCAAGTCTGTAGCTGTAATATCAGGAACAAGCATTGCTGTCCAAGTAGGGACACTGCTGGAACTCTACAAAATTCCACAG CTGACAATTGGGTCTTTTGAACCACTTCTGAGTGACAGTGGTCAGTTTTCTTCCCTCTATCAGATGGCCCCCAAAGACACTTCTCTGGCCCATGGCATAGTCTCCTTGATGCTTCATTTCAGCTGGACCTGGGTGGGTTTGGCCATCTCAGACCTCCCAAAAGGTATTCAGTTTATGTCCAATTTGAAAGTAGAGATGCAGAAGAATGGCATCTGTGTGGACTTTGTGGAATTGATTCCAGTTACTGAGGAGTCTCGTATTTCACTCCAGAATAGGTTTCATATCCAGATCCtaaaatcatcagcaaatgtggTGATTCTTTTCTGTGACACTGATTCACTCATAGGCATCAGCTTTCCAACATGGGAACGTGTAATGACATGGAAAGTCTGGGTCACCACCTCACAATGGGATTTTGCCAGCGATGAGCGTCATATTCTGCTCCACTCATTCCATGGGACTCTCATTTTTTCACACCACCATAGTGAGATCTctggtttcaaaaactttcttcGGACAGCTAACCCTTCCAAATACCCAGAAGACATTTACCTCTTAAGATTCTGGTCATTGGTTTTTGATTGCTCAGTTACTGGGGCATCCTGCAAAACCTTGAAAAACTGTCCACTGAATACCTCCTTGGAATCGTTGACATGGCATCATTTTGATATGAGCATGAGTGATGGGAGTTACAACATATATAATGCCGTGTATGCTGTGGCCCACAGCATACATGAGATGCTTCTACAATTGTTAGAAATGCAACCAGGGAACAAGGGGGAAAAGGTGGCATTTTCTCCCTGGCAG TTGCACCCGTTTCTCAAGAACCTCCAATTTACCAATCCTGTGGGTGACCTAGTGAATTTGAATCACTTGAGGAATTTGGAAGCTGAATATGACATTCTCAACTTTTGGAATTTTCCTTATGGTGTTGGACGTAAGGTTAAAGTAGGACAGTTTTCCCCTTATGCCTCACAGAGCCAGAAGTTGTCTCTCTCTGAGAATTCGATAGAGTGGGCCACAGGAATTACAGAG ACTCCACACTCAGTATGCAGTGAGAGTTGTAGCCCTGGATTCAGGAAAACCCCTCTGGAGGGAAAGCCTACCTGTTGTTTTGATTGCACACCTTGTCCTgagaatgagatttccaatcagACAG ATATGGACCAGTGCATGAAGTGTCTGGATCATCAGTATGCCAGCACAGAGCGAAACCAGTGCTTCCACAAAAAAGTGACGTTTCTGTCTTTTGAAGATCCCCTGGGGATGACCTtggtctgcacagctctgtgcttctctgtcctcactgctgtggttcttggggtctttgtgaagcaccgagacactcccctagtcaaggccaacaatcgttgtctcagctacatcctgctcattgccctcatcttctgcttcctctgctccttactgtTTATTGGTCATCCCAACACaaccacctgtgtcctccagcagaccACATTTGGAGTGGTGTTCACTGTGGCTGTTTCCACCATCCTAGCCAAAACTATCACTGTGGttctggccttcaaggtcactgccccagggagaaggatgagacacTGGCTGCTATCAGGGGTACCtaactccattattcccatctgctccctcatccaactggctctctgtgccatctggcttgggacttctcctccctttattgacacagatgcacactctgagcatgaccacatcatcctggtgtgcaacaagggctccatcactgccttctactgtgtcctgggctacctgggctccttggccctgctgagcttcactgtggctttccttgccaggaatctgcctgacaccttcaatgaagccaagttcctgacattcagcatgctggtgttctgcagtgtctgggtgaccttcttgcctgtctaccacagcaccaaggggaaggtcatggtggctgtggaggtcttctccatcttggcctctggTGCAGGgttcctgggctgcatctttgtccccaagtgctacattattctcttcagacctgagaagaatgctttgaaaggattAAGGGATAGAATAATTTCTAAGGAAACAGATGTTCTCAGGAGTAGTTCTTAG